One part of the Schistocerca piceifrons isolate TAMUIC-IGC-003096 chromosome 7, iqSchPice1.1, whole genome shotgun sequence genome encodes these proteins:
- the LOC124709024 gene encoding glycine-rich cell wall structural protein-like encodes MARMERLCLYAGLALCVAVLAGARTVGKEEEAAPADLESAASHWGHGGGGGGGHGGHGGGGGGHGGGGGGTGGHGGHHFEKGGGHEHHSGHHGGHGHKGDKGYKGYHEHEKGSKGHHDKEGHSGHYSDHGGKKKSHHEEGGHYGEHHYGEKGEKGAKYGEGGKHSKGHSTKGGHSVHKKDEYGKKHEFYDEHHEGGHHSKHGEHGSHHEGKSGGHKKGGHYHGGHHEGHHGKKGHHEKGGHHHDHKGHKSAGGHDSHHGHHSDYGKKGGHSEHHEWGHSSGGGGGGGGGGHGGGGGGHGGGGGGHGGGGHGGGGGGGHGGHGGGGGGGHGGHGGGGGGGHGGHGGGGGGGHGGHGGGGGGGHGGHGGGGGGGHGGHGGGGGGHGGWGHGGGGGGHGGGGGGHGGHGGGGGGHGGWGHGGGGGGHGGGGGGHGGWGHGGGGHGGGGGGHGGGGHGGWGHGGGGHGGGGGGHGHGW; translated from the exons ATGGCGCGGATGGAGCGCCTCTGCCTCTACGCGGGGCTGGCGCTCTGCGTGGCCGTATTGGCTGGCGCCCGGACTGTGGGCAAGGAGGAAGAAGCCGCCCCCGCTGACCTCGAGTCGGCCGCCTCCCACTGGGGACATGGAGGCGGAGGAGGCGGTGGCCACGGGGGCCACGGGGGCGGTGGTGGTGGCCacgggggcggcggtggcggcaccGGCGGCCACGGCGGACACCACTTCGAGAAAGGTGGTGGCCACGAACACCACTCTGGCCACCACGGCGGCCACGGCCACAAGGGTGACAAAGGATACAAG GGATACCATGAGCACGAGAAAGGTTCAAAGGGCCACCACGACAAGGAAGGGCACAGTGGACACTACTCTGATCACGGAGGCAAGAAGAAGAGCCATCACGAGGAGGGCGGTCACTACGGAGAACATCACTACGGCGAGAAAGGCGAGAAGGGCGCCAAGTATGGGGAAGGTGGCAAGCATTCCAAGGGTCACAGCACCAAGGGCGGCCACTCAGTGCACAAGAAGGACGAGTATGGAAAGAAGCACGAGTTTTACGATGAACACCACGAGGGTGGGCACCACAGCAAACACGGAGAACACGGCTCGCACCATGAAGGAAAGAGTGGTGGACACAAGAAGGGAGGCCACTACCACGGCGGCCACCACGAGGGCCATCACGGCAAGAAAGGCCATCACGAGAAGGGAGGACACCACCACGACCACAAGGGTCACAAGTCCGCTGGGGGTCATGACTCGCACCACGGACACCACTCTGATTATGGGAAGAAGGGAGGTCATTCCGAACACCACGAGTGGGGACACAGCAGTggaggcggcggtggtggcggcggcggtggtcaCGGAGGCGGCGGTGGTGGACacggaggcggcggtggcggccacGGAGGCGGAGGACACGGAGGCGGAGGTGGTGGTGGACACGGTGGAcacggaggcggcggcggtggcggacaTGGTGGACATGGCGGAGGAGGCGGCGGTGGACACGGTGGACACggaggcggcggtggtggcggACATGGCGGACACGGCGGAGGAGGCGGCGGTGGACACGGTGGACACggaggcggcggtggtggcggACATGGCGGACACGGAGGCGGCGGTGGAGGACACGGAGGATGGGGACATGGAGGCGGCGGTGGTGGacacggaggcggcggcggcggccacggTGGACACGGAGGCGGCGGTGGCGGACACGGAGGATGGGGACACGGAGGCGGCGGTGGTGGAcacggaggcggcggaggcggacaTGGAGGATGGGGACATGGAGGCGGTGGacacggaggcggcggcggcggacatGGAGGCGGCGGCCATGGTGGTTGGGGACACGGAGGTGGTGGCCAtggtggtggaggaggtggacatggGCACGGGTGGTGA